One genomic segment of Rivularia sp. PCC 7116 includes these proteins:
- a CDS encoding DUF4112 domain-containing protein → MSLPPSQFYSLNPDVKAPTLKRLRALSRILDKAITIPGTGIGIGLDPILGLLPAGGDFLGVLLSAYIVLEAARLGASQATLGRMTMNIIIDALIGVVPILGDFFDFAWKANDHNIKLLEEHLKFPSQKKRADTWFVFVLIAVLLLLAIGLVTFSVVVSRFVWGLITGS, encoded by the coding sequence ATGTCCTTGCCACCCTCACAATTTTATTCTCTAAATCCAGATGTTAAAGCACCAACTTTAAAGCGTCTGCGTGCTTTAAGTCGCATATTAGATAAAGCGATTACAATTCCTGGAACTGGAATCGGCATAGGTTTAGATCCAATTCTAGGATTACTACCCGCAGGTGGTGATTTTTTAGGTGTTCTGCTGTCAGCTTATATCGTTTTAGAAGCCGCACGACTGGGTGCTTCTCAAGCAACTTTAGGCAGAATGACAATGAATATTATAATTGATGCCTTGATTGGTGTAGTACCAATTCTAGGAGACTTCTTTGATTTTGCTTGGAAAGCCAACGACCATAATATTAAATTATTAGAGGAACATTTAAAATTTCCCAGTCAAAAGAAACGAGCCGATACTTGGTTTGTGTTTGTACTTATAGCTGTATTATTATTGCTTGCTATCGGTTTAGTAACCTTTTCCGTAGTCGTTTCCAGATTTGTTTGGGGGCTAATTACAGGTAGTTAA
- a CDS encoding YihY/virulence factor BrkB family protein: MINPRFMRFFRHLNFKVLKEIVTNVGKRRLLGLSSEIAYNAILSLFPAILAILTAIGLLEEGLQNIFKDLAQQISKVAPEDALNLITEFARNEIANSKNGSLFSLSFLAALWTSSGAISTAMTALDQIQQTSSANIRPFWKAKLVSLGLTVGTIILLLIACLLVFISGELLNFVVDNSAGYLNFLLYLWNLMRWPLALVIVASAFGFIYRYGPSNWKEGTPIMPGAIFAAICWAFVSNLFRIYVANFGNYNKAYGAVGTVIVLMLWLYMTAAVILIGNQLNVTVGESMYPNSIKKMD; the protein is encoded by the coding sequence ATGATAAACCCTCGCTTTATGAGATTTTTTCGTCATCTTAATTTTAAGGTTTTGAAAGAAATTGTTACCAACGTAGGTAAACGAAGACTCTTAGGTTTATCTTCCGAAATTGCTTATAACGCTATATTATCTTTATTCCCGGCGATTTTAGCTATTTTGACGGCAATAGGTTTATTGGAAGAAGGCTTACAAAATATTTTTAAGGATTTAGCACAGCAAATTAGTAAAGTTGCACCTGAAGACGCTTTAAATTTAATTACTGAATTTGCTCGTAACGAAATTGCTAATTCCAAGAATGGCAGCTTGTTTTCGTTAAGCTTTTTGGCTGCGCTTTGGACTTCTTCCGGTGCAATTAGTACCGCAATGACAGCTTTAGATCAAATTCAACAAACATCCTCGGCAAATATACGTCCATTTTGGAAAGCTAAATTAGTGTCTTTAGGACTAACAGTTGGTACTATTATCCTTTTACTTATAGCTTGCCTTTTAGTATTTATTAGCGGAGAACTTTTAAATTTTGTAGTTGATAATTCCGCTGGTTACTTAAATTTTCTATTATATTTGTGGAACCTAATGCGTTGGCCTTTAGCATTAGTAATTGTAGCTTCAGCTTTCGGTTTTATTTATCGTTATGGTCCTAGCAATTGGAAAGAAGGTACGCCAATTATGCCGGGGGCTATATTCGCGGCTATCTGTTGGGCATTTGTATCAAATTTATTCCGAATTTATGTAGCAAATTTTGGCAATTATAATAAAGCATATGGTGCAGTTGGCACTGTAATTGTACTTATGCTCTGGCTTTATATGACTGCTGCGGTAATACTAATAGGCAATCAATTAAACGTTACTGTAGGTGAAAGTATGTATCCAAATTCTATAAAAAAAATGGATTAG